The Veillonellales bacterium genome has a window encoding:
- a CDS encoding PadR family transcriptional regulator, with protein MKLANVEFMLLQIICEHQDVSGYEISQLVKKRDYREWADIGTTSIYVGLNKLSKKQLVTSYADTKKQGKGPIPRKFKITDNGKKILKQEAILALSSAREREYRFDLALTVIPLLPTEEVITALRKRKTFLAEVTENSIKRFESYKKKELLFYDEKGLPFYMKTLFSHLTLMIKYEIDFIDILIENLLEKNDFTEN; from the coding sequence ATGAAACTTGCTAATGTTGAATTTATGCTTTTGCAAATTATCTGTGAACACCAGGATGTTTCCGGTTATGAAATCAGCCAATTGGTAAAAAAACGTGACTACAGAGAATGGGCCGATATTGGGACTACATCAATTTATGTTGGTCTTAATAAATTAAGCAAAAAACAGCTTGTAACTTCTTATGCCGACACAAAAAAGCAAGGGAAAGGGCCAATACCCAGAAAATTCAAAATAACTGATAACGGTAAAAAAATATTAAAGCAGGAAGCAATATTGGCACTATCCTCTGCAAGAGAAAGAGAGTACAGATTCGATTTAGCCCTTACAGTCATTCCCCTTTTGCCTACAGAAGAAGTTATAACAGCACTTAGGAAAAGGAAAACCTTTCTTGCGGAAGTTACTGAAAACAGCATTAAGCGGTTTGAATCTTACAAAAAAAAAGAGCTCCTCTTTTACGACGAAAAGGGACTCCCTTTTTATATGAAAACATTATTTAGCCATCTCACGCTAATGATTAAATATGAAATTGATTTTATCGATATTTTAATAGAAAATTTATTAGAGAAAAATGATTTCACCGAGAACTGA